A window of Roseiflexus castenholzii DSM 13941 genomic DNA:
ACCCGCGGCACGCCAGCCGCGAGCAGGCGCTCGATCAGTTCAACCCGTGTTATCGGATCGAGAATCTCAGGCTCATTCTGCAGGCCATCGCGCGGGGCGACATCAATAATCGTGACCGCTTCCATCAGATCACCCGCTTCGCTTGCAACGCCGCCAATTCATCCTCACTCAGCCCAAGCAGATCGACAAACACCTCACGGTTATGCGCACCAAGCGCCGGTCCGGTCCAATCGATACCGCCGGGTGTGGCCGAAAGGTGCGGCGCCACATTCTGCATCTTGATCTCACCCAATTCGGGATCGTGAACGCCGATGATCGAGCGGCGGGCAATGAAATGGGGATCGCTCAGCATCTCTTTAGCGGTGTAGATGCGACCGGCGGGGACGCCATACTCGTCCATCATCGCTTGCAACTGATCGGCGGTGTATTTGATCGTCCATGCGGCGATCAGATCATCGAGTTCGGCTTGATGCTCACCACGCGCACTATGGGTGGCGAAGCGGGGATCGGTCGCCAATTCGGGTTGCCCCATTGCCTGCGCCAGTCGAGCGAAGATCGTATCCGCGTTGGCGCCGATCACCAACCATCCACCGTCGGCCGTGGGATAGATATTGGAAGGAGCGACATTGGGCAGAATATTGCCGGTGCGTTCACGGATATGGCCCGTCAGTTGGTATTCGGGGATCATACTCTCCATCAAGGCAAGCACCCCTTCGTAGATACCGATGTCGACCACCTGCCCTTGCCCGTTGCGTTGGCGCTGATGCAACGCCACCAGCGCACCGAGCGCAGCAAACGTCGCCGCCAGCGAATCGCCGATACTGATCCCAATACGAGTGGGAGGGCGGTCGGGGAAGCCGGTGATCGCGCGAATGCCACCCATTGCTTCGCCAATGGAACCAAAGCCGGCTTTGTCGCGGTATGGTCCGGTCTGCCCAAACCCGCTGACACGGATCATGATCAAGCCGGGATTCAATGCACTCAATGCTTCCCAACCCAACCCCCACGCTTCGAGCGTACCGGGGCGAAAGTTTTCGAGCACCATATCGACGTGGGGCACGATCCGTTTGACCAGTGCCTGCCCTTCAGGAGTGCGCAGATCGATGGTGATCGATTTCTTATTACGAGCCAGTATCGGCCACCACAACGTGCGCCCCTTGTAGCGATGGCGGCCCCATTCACGCATCGGATCACCCTTGCCGGGTGGTTCGACCTTAATCACCTCGGCGCCGAAATCGGCCAGGAGTTGGCCACAGAACGGCCCGGCCAAAAACGCACCCAGTTCCAATACACGGATATCATCGAGTGGTCGTGGTGGACGTTGACGGCTCACGATCCTTACTCCTCGCCGGACGCAGCAGATTCGGGTTCTGCGCGTCGGCTCTGTAACAATACATCTCGACCGTAGAAAATGTGCTCGCGCATCATGGCGCGGGCGCGATCACCATCACCAAGCATGAGCGCATTGAGGATACTGCGGTGAAAAAAGTTGGATATCCGGCGCTCTTCGCTGCGATACCAATAAAACGACCGAAACTGTAGCGGCACGGCCACGATCTGGTTGAGCATTGCGATCAGACGTTGATTGCCGGCGGCCTCGGCAATCGTTTGATGAAAGATGGCATTCTGCTCGACCAGAAAATGCACCTCGTCTTCGCGACATTCAAAGGTGCGGGTGAGCGATTCTTCCAGCGCGGTCGCAGCCGCTTCCATTCGGGCCAACTGTGCGGGCGAAATCCGTTGGGCTGCCAGATACGCGGCATGACCCTCAAGTAGGGCACGGAGGTCGTACATCTCTAGAAGATCATCAACCGTAAAACTACGGGCCACTGCGCCACGGTTGGGAAAGATCTGCACCAACCCTTCGGCGGCGGCGCGCACGAGCGCTTGTCGCACCGGTGTGCGGCTGACGCCAAGGTCTTGGGCCAGCCGTTCTTCGACCAGTCGTGTGCCAGGCGGGTAGAAGCCTTCGATCAGCAGGCGACGCAGACTCTGGTAGACCTGATCGGCAGATGACGAGTCGCTTGTTGTATACAATTTATCCGTCGCCATTTCAATGTATAGCAGAACGCCACAGAGAAGCCTGATATGGCGCTTATCCGTAAGGATCAAAACGTGGTTATACCGATGTGTCTATCGGTTATTGCTAAAGATTGTATACAATATAGCAGTGGAGGCATGGGATGTCAAGGAGAGTGTCAACCAAGGGGAACGGATAAACGAAGGGAAAAAGGGGAGCGAATGAATGCGCAAGTGGGATGCGCGTACTGGCTTGTGCGTCACCCCACTCACCGGCAGCGCGTCACAAGATGCTTAGAAGTTCTACCTGATGTTCCGTGGTCTCATACGGAAATCGCTGCGACGGACAAAAGGATCGCCGATATGGCTACGATGAGGGGTCAGTTGCCTTGTAGCGCACCGGTCGCGCGTAGCGCGCGTTAAGTGGCGCCTCGATGTATTGAATCAGGCGCAACCGATCTTCTCGTTTCCGCGCGAGGAAGCAAACAGTCGAAAAACCGCCAGAGATAAAAGAGCGGGTACGGTTTTGTCCAGCCCATGTACCCTTGCCGATCAGCCACATAACTTCACCAAGAGCACTGCATCGAATAGGCTTAATTTTGACATTCATCCACTCCATGAGCGCCAGCGTCTCACGATAGTAGCTGCAAATGGCCTCCCAGCCGATGATCGGATGGCGCCGCTCTTCGGCGATATAGATGAGATCGGGGTAGCTGTCGTCCCACAGTGCGGTGAGCCGGTCTTGGTCGTGTGTGCGCCACGCCTGGCAAAACTCGGACAAGAGATGATGCCATTCTGTCGGTACACTGATCATCGTTATGCTCCCAGGTAGATTTGTTGCACACGCGGATTCGAGCGCAGTGCTGCGCTGCTGTCCGACAACTTAATCTCGCCGCGTTCGAGCACATAACCGCGTTGAGTGTATTCAAGCGTCAGTGCGGCCAGTTGCTCGACCAGCAGAATGGTCAAACCGGTTGTTCGATGCAGGTGGGCAAAGAGATTGAACATTTCGAGCACGATCTTCGGTGCAAGTCCGAGCGATGGTTCATCGAGCAAGAGCAGGCGAGGTCGGGACATCAAAGCGCGGCCAACAGCAAGCATCTGCTGTTCGCCGCCGCTCAATGTTCCTGCCATTTGCGC
This region includes:
- a CDS encoding CaiB/BaiF CoA transferase family protein — translated: MSRQRPPRPLDDIRVLELGAFLAGPFCGQLLADFGAEVIKVEPPGKGDPMREWGRHRYKGRTLWWPILARNKKSITIDLRTPEGQALVKRIVPHVDMVLENFRPGTLEAWGLGWEALSALNPGLIMIRVSGFGQTGPYRDKAGFGSIGEAMGGIRAITGFPDRPPTRIGISIGDSLAATFAALGALVALHQRQRNGQGQVVDIGIYEGVLALMESMIPEYQLTGHIRERTGNILPNVAPSNIYPTADGGWLVIGANADTIFARLAQAMGQPELATDPRFATHSARGEHQAELDDLIAAWTIKYTADQLQAMMDEYGVPAGRIYTAKEMLSDPHFIARRSIIGVHDPELGEIKMQNVAPHLSATPGGIDWTGPALGAHNREVFVDLLGLSEDELAALQAKRVI
- a CDS encoding GntR family transcriptional regulator; its protein translation is MYTTSDSSSADQVYQSLRRLLIEGFYPPGTRLVEERLAQDLGVSRTPVRQALVRAAAEGLVQIFPNRGAVARSFTVDDLLEMYDLRALLEGHAAYLAAQRISPAQLARMEAAATALEESLTRTFECREDEVHFLVEQNAIFHQTIAEAAGNQRLIAMLNQIVAVPLQFRSFYWYRSEERRISNFFHRSILNALMLGDGDRARAMMREHIFYGRDVLLQSRRAEPESAASGEE
- a CDS encoding nuclear transport factor 2 family protein; the protein is MISVPTEWHHLLSEFCQAWRTHDQDRLTALWDDSYPDLIYIAEERRHPIIGWEAICSYYRETLALMEWMNVKIKPIRCSALGEVMWLIGKGTWAGQNRTRSFISGGFSTVCFLARKREDRLRLIQYIEAPLNARYARPVRYKATDPSS